Within Acidimicrobiales bacterium, the genomic segment TGATCGGTCCGGCCTCGCAGGCCGCCGCTAGACGACGAAACGCCACTAGGTTCGTGCGGTGGTGCTCCGATCATTCGAGAGACGGTTGGAGGCCCTCGTGGAGGGTACTTTCTCACGTCTGTTCCGCACCGGCCTCTCGGCCGTGGAGATAGGGCGCAAGATCGTCCGGGCCATGGAGGACTCGAAGACGGTCGACGTGAAGGGAAAGCCCGTGGTCGCCAATTTCTATCGAGTCGCGCTCTCGTCCCGCGACCTCGACCGCTTCGCTTCCATCGTCGACACGCTGAGGCGAGAGCTCGAGGACGCGGTGAGAGAAGCAGCCGCTGACGAGAGATGCTCGTTTCTCGGACCCGTGGAAGTCCTCCTCGAGGCCGATCCGAAACTCCCGCCCGGTTCGCTCCGAGTAGCAGCTCATCTTCGGGAAGCCGAGGGGGGTGTACCTCCCGGATCGCTCCTCCTACCAGACGGCAGGAGGGTCCGACTCGGGCCCGGCATCGCGATGCTCGGTCGAGCCGAGGACGCCGACGTCCGTATCACCGATCCCAAGGTGAGCCGGAGGCATGCCGAGATATCGCTGCGACGGGACCGTTACCTGTTGCGCGACCTCGGATCCACCAACGGTACGTTCCTGAACGGACGGCGTATCGACCAGAGCGCTCTCGTCGACGGAGACGTGATCCGCCTGGGTGATTCGGAGATCCTCTTCCAAGAGTCTTGACACGGCACTCGGCCGCCTCCAACTAGCCTTTCTCCCGGTGACCGAGCAGATCCTCCGGCTTCTCGGCCTCCTGCTGATGCTGCTCGTGTACGTGTTTTTCCTGCGCATCGCCCGGGTCGTCTGGCTCGAGGTGAAGGCACCGCTCCCCGCCACGCCTGCGCAGAAGCGGTTTCGCCGCAGGCGCCGCAGGGACGGCATCCCACATCCGGAGGTGCCTACGAAGTTGGTGGTCGTCGAGCCGAAGGAGCATCGGGGCCGTCAATTCGATCTTCCCGACGAAGTCTTGGTGGGACGCGCACCGTCGTGCCAGGTACGACTCGACGACAACTACGTGTCGTCCACACATGCTCGCATCTGGCGCCAAGACGGGCTCGTGATGATCGAGGATCTCGGCTCGACCAACGGCACCTGGGTCAACAAGCGTAGAGTTGACGGTCGCGTGGCGCTGGAACGGGGAGACCGCCTCCAACTGGGGAAGACCATCTTGGAGCTCGCATGACCACCGTCCGGTTGAGAGTCGGCGCGACGAGCGTCGTAGGAAAGGTCAGGCCGAACAATCAGGACGTCTACCTGGCTCGCGACCACCTGGTGGCGGTGGCGGACGGCATGGGAGGGCACAAGGGTGGTCGCACAGCAGCAGAGACGGCGATCGAGGTGCTGGAAAGGAACTTCGTCGAACCGACGACGGAAAGCCTCGTTCGTGCCACCGAGCAAGCCAATGCAGAGATCTTCGCAAAGGGAACGTCGGATCCCGAACTGGAAGGTATGGGCACGACTCTCTGCGCTCTCGCCCGAGTCAGGAGCGACGGCGCGGAGCGTCTGGCCGTCGCCAACGTGGGGGACTCCCGGGTCTATCTGTTCACGGCCGGGCGGCTCCACCAGATCACGGTGGACCACACCGTCGCCGAGGAGCTCGTAGCGGCCGGTGAGCTGAGCAGAAAGGAAGCCGCGCACCACCACTCGAGCCACGTGCTGACGCGATCGTTGGGAGCATTTCCGAAAGTACTGGTCGACACGTGGGAGCTGCTCCCCGTGAAGGGCGACCGCTATCTGCTCTGCAGCGACGGCCTCTACGGCGAGATAACCGACGCCATGATCGCTGCACTGCTCGGCAACATCAGGGACCCCGAACAAGCGGCCCAGGAGCTGGCTATGGCGGCGGAGACCGCCGGCGGACGGGACAACATCACCGTCGTCGTCGTCGACGTGGCAGAAGCCGAGCAAGCAGAGGTCGAGGGAGGTCTGGCCGCCAGACTCCTGGCCCACGTGGCCGGCCACAGTCGAGTGATGCGCGACGCGACCGGCGAGATCGATCTCCACAAATCCTCGGGAGACGGGAAGAAGCCAGAGGCGCCGTCTCGGCACAGGTGGAGGATCGGCATGTTCCTGTCGGTCCTCCTCGCAATCGCCGTCGCCGTCGTGGCCGCCGTCTCGCTCGGTGCGAGTTCCGGTTTCTACGTCGGATTCGACGAGTCGGGACACGTGGCAATCTTCACTGGACGCCCGGGCGGGCTCCTTTGGATCAGGCCTTCCCTTCACCGCAGCACCGAGCTGACGAGAGACCTGGTGCCGCAATCTGCCGTCGCCGATCTTGAGCGGGGCGTGGTGGTCGATTCGTCTGCAGAAGCCGAGCGATTCGTCGAGAACCTCCGGCGTCGGTCTGCCGAGATACGTGCCGTACCCGACGAATCCCTCCCGCCGCCTTCAGGATCCGAGGAACGCGGGCCGACCACCACTTCACCTGCTGCCGACGACACGACGCGCACGACACCCACGACGCTGGGGCAGCCCACGGCAGCCGACTCGCCTCCGGCAGTACCGGCCCGGGCAGATCCGATCCCGGCCTGAGTATCACGCGAGATGGGAGGAATCCGGACCGTCCACACGCGACACGCGACGGGACGCCGCAGGCCGACGGTCGCCGGGCGAGCCCGCCGATCCAACGAACTGGCGCTGGTCCTCGTGGCCGTGATCGTGACGGTTTCGGCATATGCACTCGTGGGCCTCTCGTCGGGACCCGACCTTCCGCCCGACTTGCTCCCGTTCCTGGGATTCGTGGCCGTCCTGTTCTTGTCGGGCCACGTGGTGGTCCGGATGTTCGCTCCTGACGCGGACGCCACTCTCCTGCCGCTCGCATATCTCCTCAACGGACTCGGCTACGTGACCATCGCACGACTCGACCGAGACCTGGCGGGACTGCAGGCGACCTGGACTGCCGTAGGAATCGGCGTGTTCACCGCGACACTGCTCCTGGTGAGAGAGTCCAAGAAACTCCAGCGGTACCGCTACACCGCTCTTGCCATCGCTCTGGCCCTGCTACTCCTCCCGCTCGCACCCCTCGTGGGCGCCGAGATCAAGGGTGCACGTATCTGGGTGCAATTGGGCCCGATGAACTTCCAACCGGGCGAGTTCGCGAAGCTCGCTCTCGTCGTCTTCCTGGCCGGCTATCTGGTGGAACGTCAGGAACTGCTCGCTTCGGTCGGCCCTCGGGTGGGGCCGCTCAGGCTTCCCGACCCCAGACACATGGGTCCGCTCCTCACAGCGTGGGCCGTCTCCCTGTGCATCATGGTCTTCGAAAAAGACCTGGGGTCGTCCCTGCTCTTCTTCACGGTGTTTCTGGCATGTCTCTGGGTGGCGACAGGGCGCGCTTCCTGGGTGGTCACCGGATTGAGCATGTTCGCCTTGGGCGCCTGGTTCGCGAGGGCCAACTTCGAGCACGTCGCACGGAGAATCGCCATCTGGCTCGACCCCTGGAGGGACCCTCACGACGCAGGTTTCCAACTCATCCAAGGTCTCTTCGCCCTGTCCTGGGGAGGTTTCACCGGGACGGGGCTGGGGTTGGGCGGAGACGTGTCGGTTCCGGAGAGCGCCACGGACATGATCTATGCGGTGGTCGGCGAAGAACTCGGGTTTCTCGGGACCACCGCATTGCTCACCGCCTATCTCCTGATGGTGGGGTCCGGTCTACGCATAGCGCAACGTGCAGGCGACCGATTCGAGTCCCTCCTCGCGTGTGGCCTCACCTGCATGCTCGCGGTCCAGACGTTCGTGATCGTCGGAGGTGTCACGAGGGTGCTCCCCCTCACCGGTATAACCCTTCCGTTCGTGTCCTACGGTGGTTCTTCGCTCGTCGCGAACTACGCACTCTTGGCGCTCCTCTTGAGAGTCTCCGACGATGCGACCCGCAGAGAGTCGCTCGCCGCAGCTGCCCGGGAGGCGGCTCGCCGATGACCCGCCGGATCCAGTTCCTCGGCGTGTGTTCGATCCTCGCTTTCGGTCTGTTGCTCGGTGCGACGAGCTTCTGGCAGGTGGTCCGGGGGGAGGAACTCCGTGAGCACCCCCTGAACACCAGGAGGATCGTCCGAGACTTCAACTCCGACCGGGGATCCATAGAGACGATCGACGGCGTGCTGTTGGCGGACTCACAGGTCGTGCGGCATCCCCAGTTCAAACGAGTCCGCAGGTATGCGCACCCCGAGCTATACGCGCACATCACCGGCTACTTCTCGTTCGCGCTGGGCGCTTCGGGCGTGGAGCGTGTGTACCACGACGAACTCGTGGGGCGGACGTTCCAACAACGTCTTCGTTCCCTGCGGGACCTCCTCGCCGGGTCCGAACCCTCGGTGGGCAACCTCGTGCTCACCCTCCGGGACTCCCTACAGCGTGCTGCAGCCTCTGCGCTCGGTACCAGACGCGGCTCCGTCGTTCTCCTCGACCCTCGAGACGGTGCGATCCTGGCGATGTGGAGCACCCCCTCGTATGACCCGAACGACCTTTCGAGTCTGGATCTGGAGCGGGCTGCTCGCAACAAGCGCACCCTCGACGAATCCCCCGACAAACCTCTCCTCGCACGCACCTACCAGGAACGCTTCTTTCCGGGCTCCA encodes:
- a CDS encoding serine/threonine protein phosphatase yields the protein MTTVRLRVGATSVVGKVRPNNQDVYLARDHLVAVADGMGGHKGGRTAAETAIEVLERNFVEPTTESLVRATEQANAEIFAKGTSDPELEGMGTTLCALARVRSDGAERLAVANVGDSRVYLFTAGRLHQITVDHTVAEELVAAGELSRKEAAHHHSSHVLTRSLGAFPKVLVDTWELLPVKGDRYLLCSDGLYGEITDAMIAALLGNIRDPEQAAQELAMAAETAGGRDNITVVVVDVAEAEQAEVEGGLAARLLAHVAGHSRVMRDATGEIDLHKSSGDGKKPEAPSRHRWRIGMFLSVLLAIAVAVVAAVSLGASSGFYVGFDESGHVAIFTGRPGGLLWIRPSLHRSTELTRDLVPQSAVADLERGVVVDSSAEAERFVENLRRRSAEIRAVPDESLPPPSGSEERGPTTTSPAADDTTRTTPTTLGQPTAADSPPAVPARADPIPA
- the rodA gene encoding putative FtsW-like protein, whose protein sequence is MGGIRTVHTRHATGRRRPTVAGRARRSNELALVLVAVIVTVSAYALVGLSSGPDLPPDLLPFLGFVAVLFLSGHVVVRMFAPDADATLLPLAYLLNGLGYVTIARLDRDLAGLQATWTAVGIGVFTATLLLVRESKKLQRYRYTALAIALALLLLPLAPLVGAEIKGARIWVQLGPMNFQPGEFAKLALVVFLAGYLVERQELLASVGPRVGPLRLPDPRHMGPLLTAWAVSLCIMVFEKDLGSSLLFFTVFLACLWVATGRASWVVTGLSMFALGAWFARANFEHVARRIAIWLDPWRDPHDAGFQLIQGLFALSWGGFTGTGLGLGGDVSVPESATDMIYAVVGEELGFLGTTALLTAYLLMVGSGLRIAQRAGDRFESLLACGLTCMLAVQTFVIVGGVTRVLPLTGITLPFVSYGGSSLVANYALLALLLRVSDDATRRESLAAAAREAARR